The following are from one region of the Vitis riparia cultivar Riparia Gloire de Montpellier isolate 1030 chromosome 14, EGFV_Vit.rip_1.0, whole genome shotgun sequence genome:
- the LOC117929994 gene encoding tRNA (guanosine(18)-2'-O)-methyltransferase: MSAMSACKTLVRISISSLEFSLVCNQRNFSFIPLPNHPSFSPISSSLRFASLLSPASSISLGLTRHKLHSRPYVHVAESVAVETTDLADDSNKDIVEHLLTNTDDVGRLMKMERRSMTGDGGELIQSKRWFPYLDKFKTGTTFLSSSEILEAMDPYIMEVRKERFSNVVKSRSYSVCLVVEGLCDFGNVSAAFRSADALGFQSVHVVSCDSSKRYRDNRHVSMGAEKWLDIELWNSTQECFEVLKSRGYRIATTHVGMDAVSIYDMDWTCPTAIVVGNENRGISDEALELSDLHCSIPMKGMVDSFNVSVAAGILMHHAVCDRTSRLGSHGDLSLEESRILLAEFSLRHSKSAISIAHEFAKRKAASPVSKL; this comes from the exons ATGTCTGCCATGAGCGCCTGCAAAACCCTAGTTCGAATCTCAATCtcatctctagaattctctctTGTCTGCAATCAACGGAACTTCTCTTTCATCCCTCTTCCAAATCACCCTTCTTTCTCTCCAATTTCCTCTTCTCTGCGTTTCGCATCCCTCCTCTCTCCAGCTTCTTCAATTTCATTGGGACTCACTCGCCACAAACTCCATTCAAGACCGTACGTTCACGTCGCAGAATCTGTTGCGGTAGAAACCACTGACTTGGCAGATGACTCCAACAAAGACATTGTAGAGCATCTGCTTACCAACACCGACGATGTAGGGAGGTTGATGAAAATGGAACGGAGGTCTATGACCGGTGACGGAGGTGAGCTGATTCAATCCAAGCGGTGGTTTCCTTACCTCGATAAGTTCAAGACTGGAACCACGTTTCTGAGCAGCAGTGAGATCCTGGAAGCCATGGATCCGTACATAATGGAAGTGAGGAAGGAAAGGTTTAGTAATGTGGTGAAGAGTAGGAGTTATTCGGTTTGTTTGGTGGTGGAAGGTTTGTGTGATTTCGGGAACGTCTCCGCTGCGTTTCGCTCAGCTGATGCGCTTGGGTTTCAGTCGGTTCACGTTGTCTCCTGTGACAGCTCGAAAAG GTACAGAGACAATCGCCATGTTAGCATGGGAGCTGAGAAATGGTTAGATATTGAACTTTGGAATTCCACACAAGAGTGCTTTGAAGTTCTGAAATCACGTGGTTATCGCATTGCCACAACACATGTTGGAATGGATGCG GTTTCTATTTATGACATGGATTGGACCTGCCCAACTGCAATAGTTGTTGGAAATGAAAATAG GGGAATAAGTGATGAAGCTCTAGAATTGTCAGATTTGCATTGCAGTATTCCAATGAAAGGCATGGTGGACTCCTTCAATGTTTCAGTTGCTGCTGGGATCCTCATGCACCATGCTGTTTGTGACAGAACGTCTCGCCTG GGTAGTCATGGTGATCTGTCATTGGAAGAAAGCCGAATCCTACTTGCAGAGTTCTCCCTGCGTCACAGCAAGAGTGCAATTAGCATTGCTCATGAATTCGCAAAGCGGAAGGCAGCCAGCCCTGTTTCCAAACTTTGA
- the LOC117931195 gene encoding probable mitochondrial saccharopine dehydrogenase-like oxidoreductase At5g39410 gives MEGEEQSPKIIYDIIILGASGFTGKYVVREALKFFDASSSSPLKTLALAGRNPSKLAQALEWAAHPNPPPAIPILTADTTDPPSLRRLCSQARLILNCVGPFRLYGEPVVAACVESGCDYLDICGEPEFMERMEAAYHEKASEKGSLVVSACGFDSVPAELGLMFNSRQWVSPAAPNRVEAYVSLESEKRVVGNMGTYESAVLGVANAGKLQEFRRSRPRRARPVIPGPPPPKGPTIEHQKQIGIWAVRLPSADSIVVRRTLSILTENPCGLPGVNESSEQIAKKEAFWSTVKPAHFGVKISSKSLLGIFRIITVGIFIGVFGKTAFGRWLLLKFPSVFSLGWFRKKGPSEDEVRSASFKMWFVGHGFSDCRLLSEGNMKPDSEIITRVMGPEIGYVTTPIILLQCTLIVLSQRDNLPKGGVFPPGIVFGHTDLQQRLQENGISFDVVSRN, from the exons atGGAAGGGGAAGAGCAGAGTCCTAAGATCATCTACGATATTATCATCCTGGGTGCCTCTGGTTTCACAGGCAAGTACGTAGTGAGAGAAGCCCTCAAGTTTTTCGATGCCAGTTCCTCATCCCCTCTCAAAACCCTAGCCCTAGCTGGCCGAAACCCCTCAAAACTGGCGCAAGCCCTAGAATGGGCCGCCCACCCCAATCCCCCACCTGCTATTCCTATCCTCACCGCGGATACCACCGACCCGCCATCCCTCCGCCGCCTCTGCTCCCAAGCCAGGCTCATCCTCAACTGCGTGGGCCCCTTTCGCCTCTATGGCGAGCCTGTGGTCGCCGCGTGCGTGGAATCGGGCTGCGATTACCTGGACATATGCGGCGAGCCGGAGTTCATGGAGAGAATGGAGGCGGCGTACCATGAGAAGGCGTCGGAGAAGGGTTCTTTGGTGGTTTCTGCATGTGGGTTCGATTCAGTTCCGGCTGAATTGGGTCTCATGTTCAACTCTAGACAGTGGGTGTCTCCGGCAGCGCCCAATCGGGTGGAAGCCTACGTGAGTCTGGAGTCGGAGAAGAGAGTGGTTGGGAATATGGGGACGTACGAGTCCGCGGTTTTGGGCGTGGCCAATGCCGGCAAGTTGCAAGAATTCAGGCGGTCCAGACCCAGAAGAGCTAGGCCAGTG ATTCCTGGTCCCCCTCCACCAAAAGGACCAACAATCGAACACCAGAAGCAGATTGGAATTTGGGCTGTAAGGCTTCCATCTGCGGATTCTATTGTTGTGCGACGAACACTTTCTATTCTTACAGAAAACCCGTGTGGTCTGCCTGGTGTCAATGAGAGTAGTGAACAGATTGCAAAGAAAGAGGCCTTCTGGTCAACCGTGAAGCCAGCTCATTTTGGGGTGAAGATAAGCTCAAAATCTCTGTTGGGGATATTCCGAATCATCACAGTAGGAATTTTCATTGGGGTCTTTGGGAAAACTGCTTTTGGGAGGTGGCTTCTGTTAAAATTTCCCTCGGTTTTCAGCCTTGGGTGGTTCAGGAAGAAGGGTCCCTCTGAAGATGAGGTGAGAAGTGCTTCCTTCAAGATGTGGTTTGTTGGACATGGTTTCAGTGACTGCAGGCTTCTTTCAGAGGGAAACATGAAGCCTGATAGTGAGATAATAACAAGAGTAATGGGACCTGAGATTGGGTACGTGACCACCCCAATAATTCTACTTCAGTGTACTCTCATTGTGCTGAGCCAACGGGACAATCTACCCAAGGGTGGTGTCTTCCCCCCTGGGATTGTGTTTGGACACACTGATCTCCAACAACGACTCCAAGAAAATGGGATTTCTTTTGATGTAGTTTCCAGGAACTGA